One Rhodobacteraceae bacterium M385 genomic region harbors:
- a CDS encoding FAD-dependent oxidoreductase — protein sequence MKSHTRVCIIGGGVVGCSVAYHLTKLGWSDVTLLERSELTSGSTWHAAGGFHTLNGDTNMAALQGYTILLYRELEELTGMSCGLHHVGGVTLADTPERLDMLKAERAKHRFMGLETEIVSPEEIAKLAPITNIEGILGGLYDPLDGHLDPSGTTYAYAKAARMGGAEILTHTKVLETNARVDGSWEIVTDQGTIIAEHLVNAAGLWAREVGAMAGCYLPLHPMEHQYLVTEETPEIYERDTEHPHVMDPAGESYLRQEGRGLCIGFYEKTCRPWAVDGTPWDFGHELLPDDFDKIEDSIAFAFNRFPVLERAGVKSVVHGPFTFAPDGNPLVGPVPGLRNYWSACGVMAGFSQGGGVGLSLAQWMVEGETERDVMAMDVARFGRILTPAYTLPKVIENYQTRFSVVYPNQELPAARPFRTTPMYDVFDCMGAVWGQQYGLEVPNYFAEPGEARFETPSFRRSNAWKATAREVRAVREGVGINEVQNFGKYDVQGPGARAWLDRIMAGSIPKPGRLALNPMLSPKGKIIGDFTVTCLSDTHFMLTGSYGAQDYHMRWFMQNPPNDAHGDVRLDNVSDRRTGFQIAGPHARDVLQAVAREDVADMKFMDARQLTIGHSTAFVQRVSYTGDLGYEIYVDAMEQRALWEVLWNAGQPFGMKPFGMRAMMSLRLDKFFGSWMREFSPDYTPAETGLDRFISWKKDTDFIGRAAAEADRSSAPSRVLAAFEVDALDADVVAYEPISIDGAVVGFCTSGGYSHTAGKSIALGFVPREKATEGLAVEIEVLGHMRPARLITKPLFDGEDVRMRG from the coding sequence ATGAAATCCCATACCCGTGTTTGCATTATCGGCGGCGGCGTCGTCGGCTGTTCCGTGGCCTACCACCTGACGAAATTGGGCTGGTCCGATGTAACGCTGCTGGAACGCTCGGAACTCACATCGGGCTCCACCTGGCATGCGGCGGGCGGGTTTCATACGCTGAATGGTGACACCAACATGGCCGCGCTTCAGGGCTATACCATCCTCCTCTACCGGGAACTCGAAGAACTCACCGGCATGTCGTGCGGCCTCCACCACGTGGGCGGCGTCACACTGGCCGACACGCCGGAACGGCTCGACATGCTCAAGGCCGAACGCGCCAAGCACCGCTTTATGGGGCTCGAGACGGAAATCGTCTCGCCCGAGGAAATCGCGAAACTTGCGCCTATCACCAACATCGAGGGCATCCTCGGTGGGCTCTATGATCCGCTGGATGGACACTTGGACCCCTCCGGGACCACCTATGCATATGCCAAGGCCGCGCGCATGGGCGGGGCGGAAATTCTCACCCATACCAAGGTGTTAGAAACCAACGCTCGTGTGGATGGATCGTGGGAGATCGTCACCGATCAAGGCACGATCATTGCCGAACATCTGGTCAACGCCGCAGGCCTCTGGGCGCGGGAAGTCGGGGCGATGGCGGGTTGCTATTTGCCGCTGCACCCGATGGAACACCAATATCTGGTGACCGAAGAAACCCCTGAAATCTATGAGCGTGACACAGAACACCCCCACGTCATGGACCCCGCGGGAGAAAGCTATCTGCGCCAGGAAGGGCGCGGGCTTTGTATCGGCTTCTACGAGAAAACCTGCCGCCCCTGGGCCGTGGATGGCACGCCCTGGGATTTCGGCCATGAACTCCTGCCCGATGACTTTGACAAGATCGAGGACTCCATCGCCTTCGCCTTCAACCGCTTCCCGGTGCTGGAACGCGCGGGCGTCAAATCGGTGGTCCACGGTCCGTTTACCTTCGCCCCCGATGGCAACCCTCTGGTCGGTCCTGTGCCGGGCCTTCGCAACTACTGGTCCGCTTGCGGTGTGATGGCGGGGTTCAGCCAAGGTGGCGGCGTCGGCCTGTCGCTGGCGCAATGGATGGTTGAGGGTGAGACCGAGCGCGATGTGATGGCCATGGATGTCGCCCGCTTCGGCCGTATCCTGACCCCCGCCTACACGCTACCCAAAGTGATCGAGAACTATCAGACCCGCTTCTCGGTGGTCTACCCGAACCAGGAACTCCCCGCCGCGCGCCCTTTCCGCACCACGCCGATGTACGATGTTTTCGATTGCATGGGGGCCGTCTGGGGCCAGCAATACGGGCTGGAGGTGCCGAATTATTTCGCGGAACCCGGCGAAGCGCGGTTTGAAACACCCTCCTTCCGGCGCTCCAACGCGTGGAAGGCCACCGCCCGCGAGGTCCGCGCCGTGCGCGAGGGCGTGGGCATTAACGAGGTGCAGAACTTCGGCAAGTACGACGTGCAAGGCCCCGGCGCCCGCGCGTGGTTGGACCGGATCATGGCAGGCAGCATCCCCAAACCGGGGCGACTGGCGCTGAACCCGATGCTGTCGCCCAAGGGCAAGATCATCGGCGACTTTACCGTCACATGCCTGTCCGACACTCATTTCATGTTAACCGGATCTTACGGCGCGCAGGACTACCACATGCGCTGGTTCATGCAGAACCCGCCAAACGACGCGCACGGCGACGTGCGCCTCGACAACGTCTCGGACCGGCGCACCGGGTTCCAGATCGCAGGCCCCCACGCCCGTGATGTGCTGCAAGCCGTCGCCCGCGAAGATGTGGCCGACATGAAGTTCATGGACGCGCGCCAGCTTACCATCGGCCATTCCACCGCCTTTGTGCAGCGCGTCAGCTATACGGGCGATCTGGGGTATGAAATCTACGTCGACGCCATGGAACAACGCGCGCTGTGGGAGGTGCTGTGGAACGCGGGCCAGCCGTTCGGGATGAAGCCGTTCGGGATGCGGGCGATGATGTCGCTGCGGTTGGACAAGTTCTTTGGATCGTGGATGCGAGAGTTCTCACCCGATTACACGCCCGCGGAAACCGGGCTTGATCGCTTCATCTCGTGGAAGAAAGACACCGACTTCATTGGCCGCGCGGCGGCTGAGGCAGACCGCTCCTCCGCGCCAAGCCGCGTCCTCGCCGCGTTTGAGGTAGACGCCCTCGACGCCGATGTTGTGGCTTACGAGCCGATCTCGATTGACGGCGCGGTCGTTGGGTTCTGCACCTCGGGCGGCTATTCGCACACTGCCGGAAAATCCATCGCCCTTGGATTTGTCCCGCGCGAAAAAGCTACCGAAGGGCTGGCGGTAGAGATCGAAGTCCTCGGCCACATGCGCCCTGCCCGTCTGATCACCAAACCGTTGTTTGACGGCGAAGACGTGCGGATGCGCGGATGA
- a CDS encoding nucleotidyltransferase family protein: MSRLIVLLAAGASSRMRGGDKLLEEVEGQPLLRLLAERCTKAGETRVVLGPNQPARRAALDGITAEIVEAEGDDGMAASIRAGVAGLRNTSVMIVLADMPDITAGDLHLLLGLHGQGIAPIVQAASDTGTPGQPVVFAPKYLKHLAKLQGDEGARSILKAHARDVALIPLKDDRATVDLDTPEDWATWRAQRSS; this comes from the coding sequence ATGAGCCGTTTGATTGTTCTGCTGGCTGCTGGTGCCTCTTCCCGGATGCGGGGCGGCGACAAACTACTGGAAGAGGTGGAAGGCCAACCGCTTCTGCGCCTCTTGGCCGAGCGTTGTACCAAAGCTGGTGAAACGCGCGTCGTGCTTGGCCCGAACCAACCCGCGCGCCGTGCCGCGCTGGACGGTATCACCGCCGAGATTGTGGAGGCCGAAGGCGACGACGGTATGGCTGCTTCCATCCGGGCGGGCGTGGCGGGGCTGAGGAACACATCTGTTATGATCGTTCTGGCCGATATGCCCGACATTACGGCGGGCGATTTGCACCTTCTTCTGGGGCTGCACGGCCAAGGCATTGCGCCCATCGTTCAAGCTGCCAGCGACACGGGCACGCCGGGGCAGCCTGTTGTCTTTGCGCCCAAGTACCTGAAGCATCTGGCAAAACTGCAAGGCGATGAAGGGGCGCGGTCGATTTTGAAGGCTCACGCTCGCGATGTGGCGCTGATCCCGCTGAAGGATGACCGCGCCACCGTCGATCTCGACACGCCCGAAGATTGGGCGACGTGGCGCGCGCAACGCTCGTCCTGA